The sequence below is a genomic window from Pseudoalteromonas tetraodonis.
GTAAAGCGTGGTACGAATATCAAATCAAGAAAAACACCACGTTGAGTTTATCAGCAGATGAAATTCATGACATTGGCTTACGTGAAGTGGCTCGAATTTTAAGTGAAATGAAAACGGTTAAAAACACCGTGGGATTTGAAGGTGATTTAGCATCGTTTTTTGATCATTTACGTGACTCAGATGAGTTTTATTATAAAACAGCCGATGAGTTAATTGCCGCCTATGAAGATATTAAACTAAAAATAGATGCGCGCTTACCGCGATTATTTAATATTGAGCCTAAAGCCCCTTACATTGTTAAAGCAGTAGAAGCGTATCGTGCGCAATCGGCAGCGGGGGCATCTTATGCAGGGCCTGCACCAGATGGTTCTCGTCCGGGTATCTTTTACATTAATGCTTACAACTTAAAAGCGCAGCCTAAATTTTTACTTGAAACGCTGTCTATTCATGAAGCAGCACCAGGTCATCACTTTCAAATTGCACTGCAACAAGAAGTGGAAAGCCTGCCCGATTTTCGTAAATTTGGCGGCTACACGGTGTTTGCTGAGGGCTGGGCATTATACGCAGAGAGTCTTGGCAAAGAGCTTGGCTTATTTACCGACCCGTATATGTGGTATGGGCGTCTTAACGATGAGCAGCTAAGAGCTATGCGTTTAGTGCTTGATACAGGCTTTCATGCCAAAGGGTGGACACGTCAACAAGGCATTGACTACATGTTAGCAAACTCTTCAATGGCAAAAAGCGATGTTATTGCTGAGGTTGAGCGTTATATTGCATGGCCTGGGCAAGCATTATCGTACAAATTGGGTGAGTTTAAAATTAAAGAGCTCAGAGATTACGCCCACCAGCAGTTAGGTGAGCAATTTGATATTAAAGCCTTTCATACGCAAATATTAATAGATGGCGCATTGCCTATGCCTATCTTAGAGCAAAAAATTAAACGTTGGGTTAAATCTCAGCAGTAACATAATCGCGCAAAGTCATTATTTGAACAGGGATTGGCTTTGCGCGCTTTGCTGCAATACGTTAGAATGCGCGCTCTTAAAAGGCGCGAGAACACCATGTTTGATCAACAATTAGCAAAAACCCAATTTTGGCTTAGCAAAAGTCTCAATGAAATGAACCAGCAAGAATGGGAAGCCATTTGTGACGGATGCGGAAAGTGTTGTTTAAACACCTTTATTGACAGCGAAGACGAAGATGACTTTACCGCCACCGATCAGCTAAGAGAAGGTGAGCAACTTATATTTACCAATATTGTTTGCCAATACCTTGATAACACAACCTGTGGTTGTAGTGAATACGAAACCCGCCAAACCTTAGTGCCTTCTTGCGTTAAGCTTACCAAAGAAAACCTCAAAGACATTTTCTTTATGCCGCAAAGCTGCAGCTATCGCCGACTTCACGAAGGACGTGGATTAGCAACGTGGCATCCGTTACTTAATAACGGCGATAAAACTAAAATGCACGAGCTAAACATTTCTGTTAAAGATAAAACCGTAAAAGACTGTGACGTAAAGCTAGAAGATTTTGATTTGTATATAGCCGAGTGGCCAACCAAGGATTGCAATTAATGAGTAAATTACAAGCAAGTATTGGCTTAATTAATCCTAAAAGCCCGACCAACGTGGGGGGCGTATTACGCGCCGCAGGTTGTTATGACGCACAGCAGGTTTTTTTTACTGGCAACCGTTATTTAAACGCACAGAAATTTCATACCGATACTAAAAATGTAGTGCAACGTATTCCATTAACCGCTACCGATAATTTAGCATCAAGTAAACCACAAGGCGCTAAAGTGGTGGTGATAGAGCTAATAGAAGGGGCCACTCCCTTGCCTGAGTTTACCCACCCTGAGAACGCATTTTATGTGTTCGGCCCAGAGGATGGTTCAGTGCCAAAAGACGTTTTAAAATGGTGCGATGAAGTTGTTTATATTCCAACCATAGGGTGTATGAATTTAGCAGCAACCTGTAATGTTGTTCTTTATGACCGGCTCGCCAAGCTTGGCGGTATTCAAAGTAGTGATGAAACCATTATCACTTCACGCGATACCAATAATAAAATGAAATGGCAAAAACAACCTTAAATATATTAGCTTTTTAAGGTTTATCCCTTGCTAAATGTAAAATAAAGTAACTAGTTAACTTAAAAAATAAGCAATTCGTCTTTTTTAAACACTATAAATGTAAAACTATGTAATTATATTAAAAAATTATAATTATAAGAGCTTATTATTTATGTTGTTCTTGCACCATGTGATTAGGTGTTACTTGGTTGTTACATTGATATATATACTCAGTGCCTGCACCAGCAAACCTGCAAAATTAGATCCCCTCGTTGCTAATACTGGTCAACCATTATCTAGCGTGGCTCAATCAACCGATGTTATTTTCTATGATCTTAAGTTAGCCGTTTTTCCAGAAGAAAAGCAGATAGCCGGCACAGGGAAAACAGTATTTCGGGTCGTTAAAGAAACTCAGCAAATTGAACTAAAACTCGATAGTCGCTTTAGTATAAACACAGTAACAGTGGCTGATAAGAAAGCCGAATTTCTCCATTCTCATGGTGTGATCACGATTAACTTATATGAAAAAAAGTACCCTGGAGAAGTGGTTGAAGTTGCCATTAACTATTCAGGCAAGCCACATATTGCGCTTAACCCTCCATGGAGTGGTGGTTTTGTATTTAGTGAAACAAACGATGGTAAACCTTGGATAGCAACAGCGGTGCAAGGTGAGGGCTGTGATTTATTTTGGCCTTGTAAAGATCACTTTAGTGACAAAGCCGATAGTATGCGTATACGGGTAACGGTACCCACTGGATTGTATGTTGCCAGTAACGGGGTACTAAAAAATATAACTGTATTACAAAACAAGACTACCGAGTTTGATTGGTTTTTATCTGAGCCTGCGAGTGATTACAACATTGCGCTGAATATTGGCCCATTTGAGCGTGTTCAACAGCAATATACCAGTATAAATGGTACTGACATTCCTGTGGAATTTTGGGTGTTACCTGAAAATAGGCAAAAAGCCAGTAATTTGCTCACCAACGATGTTTATCAACAAATGGCATTTTTTGAATCTGTGTTAGGTCCATATCCATGGGGGCAACAAAAACTTGGCTTTGTAGAAACGCCTCATTTAGGCATGGAACATCAAACGATAAATGCTTATGGCAAAGGGTACACTCGCGACCCTAGTGGTTATGATTGGCTTATTCAGCATGAATTAGCGCATGAGTGGTTTGGTAATTTAATGACACACGAGCAATTGAATGATGCGTGGTTACATGAAGGTTTTGGCTTTTACATGCAACCGTCTTACAGTTTATATACCTTTGGTGAGGCCGCTTATAACCATGCAATGTATAAAGCCTATTTAGGGATAAAAAACTGCCAACCTATTGTTAAAGAGGGTGAGTTAAGCTCAAAAGAAGCTTTTAACTCAGATATTTATGGTAAAGGAGGCTGGACATTACACACTTTGCGTTGGTTAATTGGTGATGAGTTATTTTGGCAAGCAACACGCGAGTTAATCTACGGGAGTAGCGACACGCAAAGTCTCAGTTACCCAATTCAATCGCGATATCGCAACACGCAACAGTTTATTGATATTGTTAATCGCATTACAAAAAAAGACTATAACTGGCTATTTGATGTGTATTTAAAACAAGCTGCATTGCCAACACTAACCATGAAACGTCAAAATAACGTGGCCAATTTATATTGGAGCAAAAGTGAAAAAGATGCGACGCCTTTTAAAATGCCAGTACCCATTTCAATTAATGGCCAGCTTCAAGTTTATACACCAATTGAAGGAGTCATTACCATTAAAGCTAAACCTGTTGATCATATTATTGTAGATCCACAGATGAAGGTACTTCGGCAATTACCGATCACAAGCCAGTGCCAACAAGATGAATAATTTAGATAAAGCGTTACTATGGGGATAAAATTTATCCCCATAGTGCTTTTAAACACTTATTTATCTAGCTCTGCTAGTCTAAAAATTAAACGCACTGTGGCAAAGTCATCCTTGAAAGAACTAGTTATTTATTATTATTTTTGTTCTTTAATTTCATTGAAATCATATTTGCTAAGACATTCAGTTAAAAATTTGTTAAAAAGACACTGATAATAATGATTAATACTTAAGGTACTTATGTTTAGCTCGCTTAAATTCACCTCCAAAATCACCATTGCTGCATCATTAGTGTTAGTTTTAGTGCTAGGTGTTTTCACCATAAATAATTATTTTTCAATGCGGCATCAAACTCAAGAGCAGTTATCGCTAGTACTAGAGCAAAACTCTGAGTCTGTCTCTAAAAATATTGCAAGCTGGCTAAATAATAAATTAGCGATTGTGATCTCTATCGCAAAAACATACCAAGATGACGATGCCAAGTCTTTAACGCTTTCGCAATTAAATACCGCTGAGCTTGCAGGGGATTTTAAAAATACCTACATAGGTAAATCATCGGGTACATTTATTCTAAATGATCAAAGTGTTGTACTCCCCAGCGATTTTGATGCGACAAGTCGCCCTTGGTATAAATTAGTAGAAAATAAAACAACAACGGCTTTTACAACGCCTTATATCGATGTAACGACCAACGAACTGACAATTTCAGCCGTTGCCCCTATTAATAGTAATGGTCAATTTAAAGGGGTAGCGGGGGCAGATATTGATATGCAAACCATCGCTGAAATTATTGGAGATATTGATTTTTTAGGACTCGGTTATGGTTTTTTGCTTGATAATAAAGGGCAAATATTGAGTCACCCTGATAGCAAATTAAATTCAAAAACAGTCGCTGACTTAATTGGTAAAAATGCACCGTTAGCAAGAGAATTCACCGAGCATCAAGTAGCAGGTGAAACCTCGCTGGTATCCTTTACTAAAATTCGTGGTATTGAAAACGTTGATTGGTATCTAGGTGTAGTAGTCAATAAAGATAAAGCGTATTCAAGTGTTTCTTCGTTTGGGCAAAAGGCAATTGTATTTTTAATTATTGGTATTTTAGTGATTGTTGCGTCACTGGAATTTTTACTGCGTTATTTGATGCGCCCTATGTATCGTCTCAATGATGCCATTAGAGATATAGCGCAGGGTGAAGGCGATTTAACCTGTCGGTTAAGCGTTGAAAACGATGACGAATTTGGTCAATTGAGCAATTCGTTTAATATTTTTATAGAAAAAATCCAAAATTCAATAATTCAGGTTAAATCTTCAACGCAGTTACTGGAAACGGCAGTTGCTAAATTGGTTACGCAGACAGACTCAACATTAACTATGTATGATGACCAAAGTGAGCGCACCAACAGTGTGGCGTCGGCAATTAATCAGTTTTCAGCTACCTCAACAGAAATTTCAACCAGCGCCAGTAATGCCTCGACGCTTGCCAAAGATGCAGATCAATACTGTGCTAAGAATCAACAGACCCTCACAAACAACGTTTCAAGTATTCATCAACTGTCACAAAATATAGAGCAAGCGCAAGAAACCATAAATAGTTTAGACTCGCATACCGCTAATATAGGAAATGTATTGGCAGTAATAAAAGGGGTGAGTGAGC
It includes:
- a CDS encoding DUF885 domain-containing protein, producing the protein MKVIKIALVASSVMFALSGCMSTSSQLNTNQPVAPVISELSAQQQLDVLVAQYYDESLTFNPLSATYNGRHEFDDQFLPVISQANRDKKTAFYKKYQQRLTLIDESQLTGQALLNFEVLSRDLALKLEGMQYKDYLLPINQMSGAHNTFAGFGSGQSAQPFNTVADYEQFIKRADGFVKWLASVEQSMAQGVKQGVVLPMPLAKKLLPQFKVHVVTNAEDSLFYSPIKAMPDSFSNAQKQQLTEQYKTLILDKLVPAYQRMSEFLLNDYIPHARDSVGYADLPNGKAWYEYQIKKNTTLSLSADEIHDIGLREVARILSEMKTVKNTVGFEGDLASFFDHLRDSDEFYYKTADELIAAYEDIKLKIDARLPRLFNIEPKAPYIVKAVEAYRAQSAAGASYAGPAPDGSRPGIFYINAYNLKAQPKFLLETLSIHEAAPGHHFQIALQQEVESLPDFRKFGGYTVFAEGWALYAESLGKELGLFTDPYMWYGRLNDEQLRAMRLVLDTGFHAKGWTRQQGIDYMLANSSMAKSDVIAEVERYIAWPGQALSYKLGEFKIKELRDYAHQQLGEQFDIKAFHTQILIDGALPMPILEQKIKRWVKSQQ
- a CDS encoding YcgN family cysteine cluster protein, whose protein sequence is MFDQQLAKTQFWLSKSLNEMNQQEWEAICDGCGKCCLNTFIDSEDEDDFTATDQLREGEQLIFTNIVCQYLDNTTCGCSEYETRQTLVPSCVKLTKENLKDIFFMPQSCSYRRLHEGRGLATWHPLLNNGDKTKMHELNISVKDKTVKDCDVKLEDFDLYIAEWPTKDCN
- a CDS encoding RNA methyltransferase produces the protein MSKLQASIGLINPKSPTNVGGVLRAAGCYDAQQVFFTGNRYLNAQKFHTDTKNVVQRIPLTATDNLASSKPQGAKVVVIELIEGATPLPEFTHPENAFYVFGPEDGSVPKDVLKWCDEVVYIPTIGCMNLAATCNVVLYDRLAKLGGIQSSDETIITSRDTNNKMKWQKQP
- a CDS encoding M1 family metallopeptidase, translating into MIYILSACTSKPAKLDPLVANTGQPLSSVAQSTDVIFYDLKLAVFPEEKQIAGTGKTVFRVVKETQQIELKLDSRFSINTVTVADKKAEFLHSHGVITINLYEKKYPGEVVEVAINYSGKPHIALNPPWSGGFVFSETNDGKPWIATAVQGEGCDLFWPCKDHFSDKADSMRIRVTVPTGLYVASNGVLKNITVLQNKTTEFDWFLSEPASDYNIALNIGPFERVQQQYTSINGTDIPVEFWVLPENRQKASNLLTNDVYQQMAFFESVLGPYPWGQQKLGFVETPHLGMEHQTINAYGKGYTRDPSGYDWLIQHELAHEWFGNLMTHEQLNDAWLHEGFGFYMQPSYSLYTFGEAAYNHAMYKAYLGIKNCQPIVKEGELSSKEAFNSDIYGKGGWTLHTLRWLIGDELFWQATRELIYGSSDTQSLSYPIQSRYRNTQQFIDIVNRITKKDYNWLFDVYLKQAALPTLTMKRQNNVANLYWSKSEKDATPFKMPVPISINGQLQVYTPIEGVITIKAKPVDHIIVDPQMKVLRQLPITSQCQQDE
- a CDS encoding methyl-accepting chemotaxis protein, yielding MFSSLKFTSKITIAASLVLVLVLGVFTINNYFSMRHQTQEQLSLVLEQNSESVSKNIASWLNNKLAIVISIAKTYQDDDAKSLTLSQLNTAELAGDFKNTYIGKSSGTFILNDQSVVLPSDFDATSRPWYKLVENKTTTAFTTPYIDVTTNELTISAVAPINSNGQFKGVAGADIDMQTIAEIIGDIDFLGLGYGFLLDNKGQILSHPDSKLNSKTVADLIGKNAPLAREFTEHQVAGETSLVSFTKIRGIENVDWYLGVVVNKDKAYSSVSSFGQKAIVFLIIGILVIVASLEFLLRYLMRPMYRLNDAIRDIAQGEGDLTCRLSVENDDEFGQLSNSFNIFIEKIQNSIIQVKSSTQLLETAVAKLVTQTDSTLTMYDDQSERTNSVASAINQFSATSTEISTSASNASTLAKDADQYCAKNQQTLTNNVSSIHQLSQNIEQAQETINSLDSHTANIGNVLAVIKGVSEQTNLLALNAAIEAARAGEAGRGFAVVADEVRQLAQRTQQSTQEIENTVIELQKGSSSAVELMKTSLEESEKSVQQADAVGDVMKQIISAIKQITDANHSVANATDEQNQVVKSLHSDIHVISDLSIQGQSNLNLTLEECTKLKHQFSDLERMVKKFKV